ATTCATCCGCCTGCCCATCCAATGTACCTTGCCCCGTAATGCTGATGTCTTCCGCACCATCCGCATAGATGAACGGCGAGAAGTTCATGCATTCCACGCCTTCCCAGCGGGTATAGCGCAGGGGATAAAAGACATTGCTCTTGTTGCGGATAAAGCAAAGTCTTGCGCCGTCCTCCAGATGCAGCTCCACATGCGACCTGAGTTCCAACGCTCCGGTATACCAGATACCTGCCGGAATTTCCACCCGGCCGCCGCCCGCCTGCGCCATATCATCAATGGCCTGTTGAATAGCCTCACCATGAAATAATACCTGCTGGCGCCGTTCCAGCAGTTTTTCCTGCCGGTAGGCCAAATCTTTCTTCAGCTCATCCTTGCTGCCCTCGTAAGGCCCCCAGGGATGCTCGTAGTAGATTTCCTCCACCGACCGCCAAAGTGCCTGATACCGGCTGTCTGTAATCCGGCAGGCCCTTGTGCGGGGATGCGGCGGCTTGAATCGAGCCAGGATTTCCTCATAAAGTTTTTGATTCCAGGAAAATGCCACGTTTATGACCTCATTTCATTTCCTAATCAAGAAATCTTCAATTTGCGCTTTTGTAAATAGTCTGATTTATTTTTGCGATACAAGCTGTTCACAGCCTGCTTGCCGCGTCCTCTTACCTCCTTGACGATTGTGGCGGCCTCACGGACCAGCTTGATAATACCGTCCCAGTCACCGTCAGCCATCATCTGCTGCTTGACCATCCAGCTGCCGCCGCAGGCCAGGATTTTCTCATCAGCCAGATAAGCGCGGACATTTTCCGGCGTAATACCGCCTGTCGGCATAAAGACCAGCTGGCCATAAGGTGCAGCCACCGCCTTGATCATCTTGAGTCCGCCTGCTGGTTCGGCAGGGAAGAACTTCACAAAATCCAGCCCCAGGCCAATAGCCTGTTCCATTTCACTGGGGGTCTGGGTTCCCGGTGCCACCGGCATATCCTTGGACTGGCAGTATCTGACCACTTCCGGATTGAGGCCCGGGCTGACGATAAACTTTGCGCCTGCCTCAATGGCCAAATCAACTTCCTGCGTGGTGAGCACAGTTCCCGCACCGACCAGAAGTTCCGGACGATGTTTTACCATGCGGGAAATCACCTCAGCAGCTGCTGCCGTGCGAAAGGTGACCTCGGCACAGGGCAGGCCGTTATCACAGAGGACATCGGCGAGCTTTTCTGCATACTGTGCATCTTCCATCACCACCACGGGGATAATCCCAATCTCCTTGAACTGCTTGAATATCTCTTTCATTTTCTCTAAATCCTTTCCTTTACATGCCGCTCTTAAATATGGAAGTAGCGGACTGCGTTTTTATAGCTGATGCCTTCCACAATCTTCTGCAAAGATGCTTCATGGCAGGGATACTCACCGTGTTCTACCCAGTCGCCAATGATATTGCACAAAATGCGCCGGAAGTAATCATGACGGGTATAAGACAGGAAGGAACGGGAATCCGTCAGCATGCCGACAAAGTTCCCCAGCAGGGAAAGCCTAGCAAGTGAGCGCATCTGCTTTTCCATGCCATCCTTGGTATCGAGGAACCACCAGGCCGAACCCATCTGAATCTTGCCGGGCATTTCCTCCGACTGAAAGCAGCCCATCAGGGAGGCAATCCTATCAAAATCTGTGCTGTCTAGTGAGAACAGAATCATCTGCGGCAGATTTCCTTCCTTGTAGAGCTCGCTCATGAATTTGGCC
The Selenomonas ruminantium AC2024 DNA segment above includes these coding regions:
- a CDS encoding bifunctional 4-hydroxy-2-oxoglutarate aldolase/2-dehydro-3-deoxy-phosphogluconate aldolase, whose amino-acid sequence is MKEIFKQFKEIGIIPVVVMEDAQYAEKLADVLCDNGLPCAEVTFRTAAAAEVISRMVKHRPELLVGAGTVLTTQEVDLAIEAGAKFIVSPGLNPEVVRYCQSKDMPVAPGTQTPSEMEQAIGLGLDFVKFFPAEPAGGLKMIKAVAAPYGQLVFMPTGGITPENVRAYLADEKILACGGSWMVKQQMMADGDWDGIIKLVREAATIVKEVRGRGKQAVNSLYRKNKSDYLQKRKLKIS